Proteins found in one Brachyspira murdochii DSM 12563 genomic segment:
- a CDS encoding DUF4234 domain-containing protein, translated as MNIGVIRSIPTMFILNFITLGIYHYYWVYYITLEVVKFTKRKDISPALELLLSVMTCNLYTIYWYNKYGNIIHKEIALKIDENDKDDKTQIVMTASIIVLLAGVPIIGALIFAFVMGALVSGMSLVYSDFNFIDLIDKPEALLIFLGTILLGFIILFVIISSLLIPDIIMQKKLNSIWEKIRSKK; from the coding sequence ATGAATATAGGGGTTATAAGATCTATCCCAACAATGTTTATTCTAAACTTCATAACTTTAGGAATATATCATTACTATTGGGTTTATTATATTACTTTAGAAGTTGTAAAGTTTACAAAAAGAAAAGATATATCCCCTGCTTTGGAGCTTTTACTTTCTGTTATGACTTGTAATCTCTATACAATATATTGGTATAATAAATACGGAAATATTATTCATAAAGAAATAGCGTTAAAAATAGATGAAAATGATAAAGATGATAAAACTCAAATAGTTATGACTGCAAGTATTATTGTATTATTAGCAGGAGTTCCTATTATAGGAGCTTTAATATTTGCTTTTGTTATGGGGGCATTAGTAAGCGGTATGTCTTTAGTTTATAGTGATTTCAACTTTATTGATTTGATTGATAAGCCTGAAGCATTATTAATATTTTTGGGTACTATATTGCTTGGTTTTATTATTCTTTTTGTGATTATTTCCTCTTTGCTCATTCCAGATATAATTATGCAGAAAAAATTAAACTCTATATGGGAAAAAATTAGAAGTAAAAAGTAA
- a CDS encoding aryl-sulfate sulfotransferase: protein MTKFLFNIFILILIFSCSRNENPLPDDKIGKIILNPTGQTPLSLVYKTETNNNYPVTVITKGMLGDNDIIFTYPKNYGSNFAIHGMYSENTNTIYIINGTNRIATNIIIDKLYIDGIYIPATNRVIKNLIPEENIYFNSINDKNSISNLKDNNEEIYFASPVINRSWKGLFLMGVSRNGNLRYVNYSNFYLTNEIAKVIDEDNDIVIYDTMGVSGLLGNAKLDITKLDIGVHHDTIRKKSDSNYIMLANSDWGVEDRICEVDNNGDLIRDLYVGDLIKKIVNKNGDEREKEYLKKLIFDEDNKYYSIGRKRDFPMDWAHCNSLVYDEANDILYLSVRSLAVMAIDYSEWELIWYMADDTLDTMEAYNPYGRYLKELKSFDPYKVLGDGNTDGPKSQHALFLISTNVIGMFDNQGDEDINPNGSRYVEYKITGSHGNWKAEKIYEYKTENKLYSHYISDIDFLSNGNMLLDFGNNCQIMEVNKETKEVYYHLEFGIKTWGIYRIDKMPFYYSDMHKFSKDCSFLE from the coding sequence ATGACAAAATTTTTATTTAATATTTTTATTTTGATTTTAATATTTTCATGTTCTAGAAATGAAAATCCGCTTCCTGATGATAAAATCGGAAAGATTATACTAAACCCTACTGGACAAACACCATTATCATTAGTATACAAAACAGAAACGAATAATAATTACCCCGTTACAGTGATAACAAAAGGAATGCTCGGCGATAATGATATAATATTTACTTACCCTAAAAATTACGGATCTAATTTTGCTATACATGGCATGTACTCTGAAAATACAAATACTATTTATATTATTAACGGCACTAATAGAATAGCTACTAATATAATAATAGACAAACTTTATATTGACGGTATATATATACCAGCTACTAACAGAGTTATAAAAAATTTAATTCCTGAAGAAAATATATATTTTAATAGTATTAATGATAAAAATTCAATAAGCAATTTAAAAGACAATAATGAAGAGATATATTTTGCAAGCCCTGTTATAAACAGAAGCTGGAAAGGGCTTTTCCTAATGGGGGTAAGCAGAAACGGTAATTTACGATATGTTAATTATTCCAACTTCTATCTTACTAATGAAATAGCAAAGGTTATTGATGAAGATAATGATATAGTTATTTATGATACTATGGGAGTAAGCGGCTTGCTTGGAAATGCCAAATTAGACATTACAAAACTCGATATAGGAGTTCATCATGACACTATAAGAAAAAAATCTGATAGTAATTATATAATGCTTGCCAATTCTGATTGGGGCGTTGAAGACAGGATTTGCGAAGTTGATAATAACGGAGACTTAATAAGAGACTTATATGTAGGAGATTTGATAAAAAAGATAGTTAACAAAAATGGAGATGAGAGAGAAAAAGAGTATTTGAAAAAGTTAATATTTGATGAAGATAATAAATACTACAGTATAGGAAGAAAAAGAGATTTTCCTATGGACTGGGCACATTGTAATTCTTTAGTTTATGATGAGGCTAATGATATACTTTATTTATCTGTAAGAAGTTTGGCGGTTATGGCAATTGATTACAGTGAATGGGAACTTATTTGGTATATGGCTGATGATACATTAGATACTATGGAAGCATATAATCCATATGGAAGATACTTAAAAGAATTAAAATCATTTGATCCTTATAAAGTTTTAGGCGATGGAAATACAGACGGACCTAAAAGCCAGCATGCTTTATTTCTGATATCTACTAATGTAATAGGCATGTTTGATAATCAGGGCGATGAAGATATTAATCCTAATGGCTCAAGATATGTTGAATATAAAATTACTGGTTCACATGGAAATTGGAAAGCTGAAAAAATTTATGAATATAAAACCGAAAATAAATTATATTCTCACTATATATCAGATATAGATTTTTTAAGCAATGGAAATATGCTTCTTGACTTTGGGAATAATTGTCAAATAATGGAAGTAAATAAAGAAACAAAAGAAGTTTATTATCATTTGGAATTTGGCATAAAAACTTGGGGTATTTATAGAATAGATAAAATGCCTTTCTATTACTCTGATATGCATAAATTCAGCAAGGACTGCTCTTTTTTAGAATAA
- a CDS encoding DUF3226 domain-containing protein: MRIIVEGDSDKKFLECYLKYLNITNYTKIVAIGGKNNIINHIELKKEDFIIIFDADDDYNKSKINIENQLDKLNIKNDKIFLFPNNKDNGDLETLIEKIAIHKEVIHCYDNYTICIDSLINKIPNLKHQAKKSKVFAYMSGFGFKNNIKAEEFDLTPYADFDNIYLNDLKEFLLNIFK, translated from the coding sequence ATGAGAATTATTGTTGAAGGTGATTCAGATAAAAAATTTTTAGAATGCTATTTAAAATATTTAAATATTACGAATTATACTAAAATAGTAGCAATAGGCGGAAAGAATAATATTATAAATCATATTGAATTAAAAAAAGAAGATTTTATAATAATATTCGATGCTGATGATGATTATAATAAATCAAAAATTAATATAGAAAATCAGCTTGATAAATTAAATATAAAAAATGATAAAATATTTCTATTTCCAAACAACAAAGACAATGGCGATTTGGAAACATTAATTGAAAAAATAGCAATACATAAAGAAGTGATTCATTGTTATGATAATTATACAATCTGTATAGATTCTTTAATTAATAAAATACCAAATTTAAAACATCAGGCTAAAAAATCAAAAGTATTTGCATATATGAGCGGATTTGGTTTTAAAAATAATATTAAAGCAGAAGAGTTTGATTTAACTCCTTATGCTGATTTTGATAATATTTATTTGAATGATTTAAAAGAATTTTTACTAAATATTTTTAAATGA
- a CDS encoding ankyrin repeat domain-containing protein, giving the protein MKDFFEASKNGSINKLIECIEKNIDINKFDDEGFSALMLACIFNKYDSAEVLIKNKADINLKTSENWTALMFASFYGNYKIAELLLKNNACFNIKNKQGFDALLISLFYKREDIAELLINYGADVNTKNNEGYTPLIYSCNYNNSKIIKMLINNNADVNAYNNNGTTALMYACLMLKEDIITELLKHNADINKKDNNGDNAFDYLNSNGKREETERIYKMIMSFNNKK; this is encoded by the coding sequence ATGAAAGATTTTTTTGAAGCGAGTAAAAACGGCAGTATTAATAAACTTATAGAATGCATTGAAAAAAACATTGATATAAATAAATTTGATGATGAGGGTTTTAGTGCATTAATGCTTGCTTGTATTTTTAATAAATATGATTCGGCAGAAGTATTAATAAAAAATAAAGCAGATATTAATTTAAAAACTTCAGAGAATTGGACAGCTTTAATGTTTGCTTCATTTTACGGTAACTACAAAATAGCAGAGCTATTATTAAAAAATAATGCTTGCTTTAATATTAAAAATAAACAAGGCTTTGATGCTTTGCTCATATCATTATTCTATAAAAGAGAAGATATTGCAGAACTTTTAATAAATTATGGAGCTGATGTAAACACCAAAAATAATGAAGGATATACTCCGTTAATTTATTCATGTAATTATAATAATTCTAAAATAATAAAAATGCTTATAAATAACAATGCCGATGTAAATGCCTACAATAATAACGGCACTACAGCATTAATGTATGCATGCTTAATGCTTAAAGAAGATATTATAACGGAGCTTCTAAAACATAATGCTGATATTAATAAAAAAGATAATAACGGTGATAATGCTTTTGATTATTTAAATAGTAATGGAAAAAGGGAAGAAACAGAGAGAATATACAAAATGATTATGTCGTTTAATAATAAAAAATAA
- a CDS encoding peptidase U32 family protein, producing the protein MENNLNIKTQNKKIELLAPVGDERALKAAVNAGADAVYFGTKSFNARVGAAENFGEKALEENIRFAKLRDVNVYITVNTLVYNDEIDKVLPLIKSVYNMGADAIIVQDLGIIDIVRNNLNIAMHASTQMSCNNLDSVKLLKSIGLDRVVLAREMSLDNIKYIRDNTDIELETFVHGALCVSFSGQCAYSYLHGGRSANRGACAQPCRMEYTGGKTNYPLSTKDLMTIDIIPNLLESGITSFKIEGRAKRSEYAAITTSIYRHAIDLALENKDIPIEKYRESLMKIFNRGGFSQGYYYNSKDIFENYKPSHDGEYIGEVTAYKKNKIYIHADKELNVYDGLSFGESGTVGMQISDLYKDNERVKRAKGNLSFSAVIKNVNVGDKVYRTTDKLQIDEANKIIENDSFKHILDLKCIIGFNNDKIKLEVHSKYNDRLNNIEYISDYIIQDAKTKSTTKEDIFNSLSKTGGTVFEFEDIIIEENFKNPFIPVKVLNEARRGLIEKLENILIKPKEIHYDKNIFNNINYPNTDIKVLIVNSEEKLKLYSDIHYDKRILFPSVYDENIITLFENKKIDGIILPHVTFDKDIEVIKSIVEKTYGMIVICNNLGHIEALKGKALLWSGIGLNAINNYSVNFLYKLGVNTVISAIEAGKKLKNTISIKEGFIPAMNFAFCPKSMSVGCSKCKEEDIIDHKGNTVIFDCVKMYNKTSFILENIKNKNGNIYCY; encoded by the coding sequence ATGGAAAATAACTTGAATATAAAAACTCAAAACAAAAAAATAGAATTACTCGCACCTGTTGGAGATGAAAGAGCTTTGAAGGCTGCTGTTAATGCTGGGGCTGATGCGGTGTATTTTGGTACTAAAAGTTTTAATGCCAGAGTTGGTGCTGCTGAAAACTTTGGTGAAAAGGCACTTGAAGAGAATATAAGATTTGCTAAATTAAGAGATGTTAATGTTTATATAACTGTTAATACTTTAGTTTATAATGATGAAATTGATAAAGTGCTTCCTCTTATAAAAAGTGTTTATAATATGGGAGCTGATGCTATTATAGTGCAGGACTTGGGTATTATTGATATAGTAAGAAATAATTTAAATATTGCTATGCATGCAAGTACGCAGATGTCTTGTAATAATTTAGACAGCGTAAAACTTTTAAAAAGTATTGGACTTGATAGAGTAGTTTTAGCCCGTGAAATGAGTTTGGATAATATAAAATATATTAGAGACAATACTGATATAGAGCTTGAAACTTTTGTGCATGGGGCTTTATGTGTAAGTTTTTCAGGTCAATGTGCTTATTCATATTTGCATGGAGGAAGAAGTGCCAATAGAGGAGCATGTGCTCAGCCTTGCAGAATGGAATACACAGGAGGTAAAACTAATTATCCTTTAAGCACAAAAGATTTGATGACTATTGATATAATTCCTAATTTACTTGAAAGCGGAATAACATCTTTTAAAATAGAAGGACGTGCTAAAAGAAGCGAATATGCCGCAATTACAACTTCTATATATAGGCATGCTATTGATTTGGCTTTGGAAAATAAGGATATACCAATTGAAAAGTATAGAGAAAGTCTGATGAAGATTTTTAATAGGGGAGGTTTTTCTCAAGGGTATTATTATAATTCAAAGGATATTTTTGAAAATTATAAACCTAGCCATGATGGTGAATATATAGGAGAGGTTACAGCATACAAGAAAAATAAAATATATATACATGCGGATAAAGAATTAAATGTTTATGACGGGCTTTCGTTCGGAGAGAGCGGAACAGTTGGAATGCAGATTTCTGATTTGTATAAAGATAATGAGAGGGTAAAAAGAGCTAAAGGAAATTTGAGTTTTTCTGCTGTTATAAAAAATGTCAATGTAGGCGATAAAGTTTATAGGACTACAGACAAACTGCAGATTGATGAGGCAAACAAAATAATTGAAAATGATAGTTTTAAACATATTCTTGATTTGAAATGCATAATCGGTTTTAATAATGACAAAATAAAATTGGAAGTTCATAGCAAATACAATGATAGATTAAACAATATAGAATACATAAGCGATTATATTATTCAAGATGCCAAAACAAAATCAACTACTAAAGAAGATATTTTTAATTCTCTTTCAAAGACTGGTGGTACAGTATTTGAATTTGAAGATATTATTATAGAAGAGAATTTTAAAAATCCTTTTATACCTGTAAAAGTTTTAAATGAAGCTAGGAGAGGATTAATAGAAAAATTGGAAAATATCTTGATTAAGCCTAAAGAAATACATTATGATAAAAATATTTTTAATAATATTAATTATCCTAATACTGATATAAAAGTTTTGATTGTAAACAGCGAAGAGAAATTAAAATTATATTCTGATATTCATTATGATAAAAGAATATTATTTCCAAGTGTTTATGATGAAAATATAATAACGCTTTTTGAAAATAAAAAAATAGATGGTATAATACTTCCTCATGTAACATTTGACAAGGATATTGAAGTTATAAAAAGCATAGTAGAAAAAACATACGGCATGATAGTAATATGCAATAATTTGGGGCATATTGAGGCATTAAAAGGAAAAGCTCTATTATGGTCTGGAATAGGACTTAATGCCATTAATAATTATAGCGTAAACTTTTTATATAAGTTAGGAGTAAATACTGTAATATCTGCCATTGAAGCGGGTAAAAAATTAAAAAACACTATAAGCATAAAAGAAGGTTTTATACCTGCTATGAACTTTGCCTTCTGTCCAAAAAGCATGTCGGTTGGCTGCTCTAAATGCAAAGAAGAGGATATTATTGACCACAAAGGAAATACTGTAATATTTGACTGCGTGAAGATGTATAATAAAACTAGCTTTATATTAGAAAATATAAAAAATAAAAACGGTAATATTTATTGTTATTAG
- a CDS encoding TIGR01212 family radical SAM protein (This family includes YhcC from E. coli K-12, an uncharacterized radical SAM protein.): MQKTYYSFSDYVKNKFGVKVGKISIDTDFGCAHKTNDGGCRFCNLNSYKPPYIIEENINKQWINGVENYKRRYQKFYAYFQLGTPLSPLASKESLLYANKLIHFDNCVGLMFGARSDMLEDNVLKELNDLSSSFNKEIWLEMGLQSSNDETSLFINRGHNYKSFADTVKHIKKNYPNLIICTHVIFGLPKKFIDEKNIELERREDMLQTVKDISSIEIDAVKFHQLDIVKGSYFENMYKEYHFPVLDEDFYIDLMCEAISLTRENIIIARLMGDSLGDTLIAPKWKKSKGEIINLINKNMKLKNLYQGSNFIL; the protein is encoded by the coding sequence ATGCAAAAAACATACTATTCATTTTCAGACTATGTAAAAAATAAATTTGGTGTTAAGGTAGGAAAAATTTCTATAGATACAGATTTCGGCTGTGCTCATAAAACTAATGACGGAGGATGCAGATTCTGTAATTTAAATAGCTATAAACCGCCTTATATAATAGAGGAAAATATCAATAAGCAATGGATAAACGGTGTGGAAAATTATAAAAGAAGATACCAAAAGTTTTACGCTTATTTTCAGCTAGGCACTCCATTATCTCCGCTTGCCTCAAAAGAGTCCTTACTTTATGCTAATAAGTTAATACATTTTGATAACTGCGTGGGACTTATGTTTGGGGCAAGGAGTGATATGCTTGAAGATAATGTTTTAAAAGAGCTTAATGATTTATCTTCTTCTTTTAATAAAGAGATTTGGCTTGAAATGGGGCTTCAGTCTTCCAATGATGAAACTTCTCTTTTTATAAACAGAGGTCATAATTATAAATCATTTGCAGATACTGTAAAACATATAAAGAAAAATTATCCTAATCTTATAATATGTACGCATGTAATATTCGGTCTTCCTAAAAAGTTTATAGATGAAAAAAATATAGAGCTTGAAAGAAGAGAGGATATGCTTCAAACTGTCAAAGATATTTCTTCTATTGAAATAGATGCTGTAAAGTTTCATCAGCTTGATATAGTAAAAGGTTCTTATTTTGAGAATATGTATAAAGAATATCATTTTCCTGTTTTAGATGAAGATTTTTATATAGATTTGATGTGCGAGGCTATTTCTTTAACTAGAGAAAACATTATAATAGCGAGATTAATGGGCGACAGTTTAGGTGACACATTAATAGCCCCTAAGTGGAAGAAATCCAAGGGCGAGATAATAAATCTTATAAACAAAAATATGAAGCTAAAAAATCTTTATCAGGGCAGCAATTTTATTTTGTAA
- a CDS encoding winged helix-turn-helix domain-containing protein, whose amino-acid sequence MTYYDAAKKVLDQSDVPMKVDEIWEKAIELGYDKIIAETLNGKMSKTPIASLGAVIYTDIKFNPDTTIFVKVGK is encoded by the coding sequence ATGACATACTATGATGCAGCAAAAAAAGTTTTGGATCAAAGCGATGTTCCTATGAAAGTTGATGAAATATGGGAAAAGGCTATTGAGTTAGGTTATGATAAAATTATAGCTGAAACTCTAAACGGAAAAATGAGTAAAACACCTATTGCCAGTTTGGGTGCTGTAATATATACAGATATAAAGTTTAATCCAGACACTACAATATTTGTAAAAGTTGGAAAATGA
- a CDS encoding ankyrin repeat domain-containing protein, with amino-acid sequence MLKKYIVLMIIGLVFMVNNSYGISQDENIFLNACRYGQVYRIEELIDKVNINVQDEEEGYTPLMNAIRGREIEAVKILLEHNADVTKIKDNSGRNAFFWAAALDELEMLKLFEKYNPDFNTVDNNGSTALFYASKIETMYYLIKNGIDVNKKDITGRTALIQYSLAYQSQNIVKFLIENGADVNAQDNEGITTLMFAVKDYNIEIVNMCLSANANLHIKDKEGKTALFYTLLYFHAIDYGKNMTYNMFGKINTEITELITGNRKKEQEEATKNVIKFVKLLIDNGADINAQDNKGNTLLMYAITFKYKPLVDEILKLNPDVNIKNKEGKTANDIASMYGYKIVK; translated from the coding sequence ATGTTAAAAAAATATATTGTGTTAATGATTATAGGATTAGTTTTTATGGTGAATAATTCTTATGGTATATCTCAAGATGAAAACATTTTTCTGAATGCATGCCGTTATGGTCAAGTTTATAGAATTGAAGAATTAATTGATAAAGTTAATATCAATGTTCAAGATGAAGAAGAAGGATATACTCCTTTAATGAATGCTATAAGAGGAAGAGAAATAGAGGCTGTTAAAATTTTATTAGAGCATAATGCTGATGTTACTAAAATAAAAGATAATAGCGGAAGAAATGCATTTTTCTGGGCGGCTGCTTTAGATGAACTTGAAATGCTAAAACTATTTGAAAAATACAATCCTGATTTTAATACTGTAGATAATAACGGTTCTACTGCTTTATTTTATGCTAGTAAAATAGAAACTATGTATTATCTAATAAAAAACGGTATTGATGTTAATAAAAAAGATATAACTGGAAGAACTGCTTTAATACAATATTCGTTAGCATACCAAAGTCAAAATATTGTAAAGTTTTTAATTGAAAACGGAGCAGATGTTAATGCTCAGGATAATGAAGGAATAACAACATTAATGTTTGCTGTTAAGGATTATAATATTGAAATAGTAAATATGTGTTTATCAGCAAATGCCAATCTTCATATAAAAGACAAAGAAGGAAAAACTGCTTTATTCTATACATTATTATATTTTCATGCAATAGATTATGGTAAAAATATGACATATAATATGTTTGGAAAAATTAACACTGAGATAACTGAATTGATAACAGGAAATAGAAAAAAAGAACAAGAAGAAGCAACTAAAAACGTTATTAAATTTGTAAAGCTATTAATAGATAATGGGGCAGATATCAATGCACAGGATAACAAAGGAAACACTTTATTAATGTATGCTATAACCTTTAAATATAAACCTCTTGTAGATGAGATATTAAAATTAAATCCTGATGTGAATATAAAAAATAAAGAAGGTAAAACAGCTAATGATATAGCGAGTATGTACGGTTATAAAATAGTAAAATAG
- a CDS encoding HrgA protein encodes MINEINNLSEEEDTEDIIENTITNKKILEEDLHTPLTKYLYSRKIYSKTINANATDVNLKGKMKWGTPDIVGVTFKDYINKSVLELFNHINLPTTEIYAYELKLKITLGSLTEYYFQALSNSGWANEAWLAAMQIDENNYDELMEEMKRLNQSFGVGIMKLNYDNPEDSEILFSAQKRNYLDIDTMHKLCYNRQFQDFINDVNKILKNNEAKNDIISNLINSKRFNSPN; translated from the coding sequence TTGATAAATGAAATTAATAATTTAAGCGAAGAAGAAGATACAGAAGATATCATTGAAAATACAATTACAAATAAAAAAATATTAGAAGAAGATTTGCATACACCTCTTACAAAATATTTATATTCAAGAAAAATATATTCTAAAACTATAAATGCAAATGCTACAGATGTAAACTTAAAAGGAAAAATGAAATGGGGTACTCCTGATATAGTAGGAGTTACATTTAAAGACTATATTAATAAATCAGTTTTAGAATTATTTAATCATATAAACTTGCCAACTACAGAAATTTATGCTTATGAATTAAAATTAAAAATTACACTTGGAAGTTTGACAGAATATTATTTTCAGGCATTATCAAATTCCGGCTGGGCTAATGAGGCTTGGCTTGCTGCTATGCAAATAGATGAAAATAATTATGATGAACTTATGGAAGAGATGAAAAGGCTTAATCAGTCTTTTGGTGTTGGTATAATGAAATTAAATTATGATAATCCCGAAGATTCAGAAATATTATTTTCAGCACAGAAGAGGAATTATTTAGATATAGACACTATGCATAAACTTTGCTATAACAGACAGTTTCAGGATTTTATTAATGATGTTAATAAAATCCTAAAAAATAACGAAGCAAAAAATGATATAATATCAAATTTGATAAACAGCAAGAGATTTAATAGTCCAAATTAA
- the hisF gene encoding imidazole glycerol phosphate synthase subunit HisF, which translates to MITKRIIPCLDVRDGRVVKGTNFEGLKDVDDPVELAKYYNNSLADELVFYDITASYEDRSLFVNVLENVAKEIFIPLTVGGGINSIKDFDIVLKSGADKVSVNSGAIKNPNLIKEAAEKYGNQCVVLSIDIKRVNGKYSVFAKGGREDTGIDAVKWAIDGEKNGAGELVINSIDTDGVKNGFDIELLKEISDHVSIPLIASGGAGNMEHFKDVFSVKGVDAGLAASIFHYKEIDIKDLKEYLNKNNINVRL; encoded by the coding sequence ATGATAACAAAAAGAATTATACCTTGCTTGGATGTAAGAGACGGCAGAGTTGTAAAGGGTACAAATTTTGAAGGCTTGAAAGATGTTGATGACCCAGTAGAACTTGCCAAATATTATAATAATTCATTAGCAGATGAACTTGTATTTTATGATATAACCGCTTCTTATGAAGACAGAAGTTTATTCGTAAATGTACTTGAAAATGTAGCTAAAGAAATATTCATTCCTCTTACTGTAGGAGGCGGCATAAATAGTATAAAAGATTTTGATATAGTTTTAAAATCAGGAGCTGATAAAGTAAGCGTAAATTCAGGTGCAATAAAAAATCCTAATCTTATAAAAGAAGCTGCAGAAAAATATGGTAATCAATGTGTTGTTCTTTCAATAGATATAAAAAGAGTTAATGGTAAATACTCTGTATTTGCAAAAGGCGGAAGAGAAGATACAGGAATTGATGCTGTTAAATGGGCTATTGATGGAGAGAAAAATGGTGCTGGGGAGCTAGTTATAAATAGTATAGATACAGACGGAGTAAAAAACGGTTTTGATATAGAACTATTAAAAGAAATATCTGATCATGTATCTATACCCTTAATAGCTTCAGGCGGGGCTGGTAATATGGAGCATTTCAAAGATGTATTTTCTGTAAAAGGTGTTGATGCTGGTCTTGCTGCTTCT
- a CDS encoding AAA family ATPase, with product MLESLEIENFRGIKKLKIDNFKNINFFIGNANTSKTSLLEAIYTGFSRNALSFLNLLDARDIAKDDDAFEALFYDHNSDNTIKINSLIDNEFFELEISSDYKDYDKLTVSINNIEAVNKLNYLVYKIKNKKGYDTSINRIEEKNDYKFEFKVLNKKEENIQIKKHDVEFISVFHYTMSILFILKAIFADNEKRNILKNICRQFDSKINDIIFVDDRLMIEIKDLKHTINIKNMGQGFQKYLTIIASIIYQKKYIIIDEIENGMHFESVKIMLENILSLSKEYGLQFFITTHNKELLEILNDCLIEKDYKDMLSVYNLYYNKENNIDVINYSQENFSNLIENNNEMRD from the coding sequence ATGTTAGAAAGTTTAGAGATAGAAAATTTCAGAGGAATAAAGAAATTAAAAATAGACAATTTCAAAAATATTAATTTCTTTATAGGCAATGCTAACACTTCAAAGACTTCTCTTCTTGAGGCCATATACACGGGATTTTCAAGAAATGCTTTATCTTTTTTAAATTTATTAGATGCAAGAGATATTGCAAAAGATGATGATGCATTTGAGGCATTATTTTATGACCATAATTCAGATAATACTATAAAAATTAATTCTTTAATAGATAATGAGTTTTTTGAACTTGAAATAAGTTCAGATTATAAAGATTATGATAAACTTACTGTGTCAATAAATAATATAGAAGCTGTAAATAAACTAAATTATCTTGTTTATAAAATAAAAAATAAAAAAGGATATGATACAAGTATAAATAGAATTGAAGAAAAAAATGATTATAAATTTGAATTTAAAGTTCTAAATAAAAAAGAAGAAAATATACAAATAAAAAAACATGATGTAGAATTTATTTCTGTATTTCATTATACAATGAGCATTCTATTTATTTTAAAAGCAATTTTTGCAGATAATGAAAAAAGAAATATTTTAAAAAATATATGCCGCCAATTTGATTCTAAAATTAATGATATTATATTTGTTGATGATAGGTTAATGATTGAAATAAAAGATTTAAAACATACTATTAATATAAAGAATATGGGGCAGGGATTTCAGAAATATTTAACCATAATAGCTTCTATAATATATCAAAAAAAATATATTATAATTGATGAAATAGAAAATGGAATGCATTTTGAAAGCGTAAAAATAATGCTTGAAAATATTTTATCTCTATCTAAAGAATACGGGCTTCAGTTTTTTATAACCACTCATAATAAAGAACTGCTTGAAATTTTAAATGACTGTTTAATAGAAAAAGATTATAAAGATATGCTTTCGGTTTATAATTTATATTACAATAAAGAAAATAACATTGACGTGATAAATTATAGTCAGGAAAATTTTTCAAACCTCATAGAAAATAATAATGAGATGAGGGACTAA